A part of Clarias gariepinus isolate MV-2021 ecotype Netherlands chromosome 14, CGAR_prim_01v2, whole genome shotgun sequence genomic DNA contains:
- the kbtbd2 gene encoding kelch repeat and BTB domain-containing protein 2, with protein MSEEGEARSVNSQFAVSVLDQLKLFYEEKLLTDITLLVEDHEFHCHKIILATCSSYFRAMFMSGLSESKQSHVHLRNVDPITLQTIIAYAYTGNLEITHSTVEILYETACFLQVDGVVCACRDFLLRSLSVENCVRILSLADAFGCAELKRSAQRVVELNFRHVCRDEAFLQLSHTLLLELLGSDALDVEREETVRQAAALWLEHDAAHRERHLSAVLSLVRVDALAEITQRAWFRGLPQNHKSIVIQGLYKSMPKFFKPRLGMTKEEMLIFLDVDSASDYNHDFHRPPTEFNNLHLRRSPINNNDDDLSLHPLPSTTDDAQRSITCYSPQAEKVYKLTSPPEDLRRFGMLVIPDNDVFVAGGEQPVKNGKWKAVQSFYWLDAQQNSWVAKASMSSARVRPTLVFCHGFVYAIGGGGYDVGGSHDDDVTMERYDRRRDEWSAACSLPTHSSLSQNNMAAVAVNDRVYIVIHDAMFFYSPRNDVWTEIMTQRKRSCLGSASFFLGTGTAAVLGDLIFYVGGGGDGAVELYDTIRDEWRAVAPLPVADDGDSAAVSEVCARAVVLLDTLCVFARDRQGGYALIRYDATRERWLRPQPIPHRALGRLGNRFRLAVAKLYPSCLTELPWKPPSCPFPPDDEEDFGTDGDALELPDL; from the exons GGCAATGTTCATGAGCGGTCTGAGTGAGAGCAAACAGTCACATGTTCACCTGAGGAACGTGGATCCCATAACACTGCAGACCATTATTGCATATGCTTACACGGGAAATCTGGAaatcacacacagtacagttGAGATACTGTATGAAACAGCTTGTTTTCTACAG GTGGATGGAGTGGTGTGTGCTTGCCGGGACTTTCTCCTGCGCTCACTTTCGGTGGAGAACTGTGTGCGTATACTAAGTTTGGCCGATGCGTTCGGCTGTGCCGAGCTGAAGCGCAGCGCTCAGCGTGTGGTGGAGCTAAACTTTCGGCACGTGTGTCGGGACGAGGCCTTCCTGcaactctctcacactctgCTGCTGGAATTGCTGGGCAGTGATGCACTGGACGTAGAGCGCGAGGAGACCGTACGACAGGCAGCCGCACTGTGGCTTGAGCATGACGCGGCACACCGGGAGCGCCACCTGTCGGCCGTGCTTAGCCTGGTGCGCGTGGATGCCTTGGCCGAGATCACGCAGCGCGCCTGGTTCCGTGGCTTACCGCAAAACCACAAATCCATTGTCATACAGGGACTGTACAAATCCATGCCCAAGTTTTTTAAGCCACGCTTGGGAATGACAAAGGAGGAAATGCTCATTTTTTTGGACGTGGATTCAGCGAGCGATTACAATCATGACTTCCATCGCCCTCCCACTGAATTTAACAATCTGCATTTGCGCCGCTCGCCCATCAACAATAACGATGACGATTTATCTTTACATCCCTTGCCTAGCACCACCGATGACGCGCAACGCTCAATCACGTGCTACAGCCCCCAAGCTGAAAAGGTCTACAAGCTGACGAGTCCTCCAGAGGACTTGCGCAGGTTCGGGATGCTCGTCATACCCGATAATGATGTGTTTGTTGCTGGAGGTGAACAGCCAGTTAAAAACGGCAAATGGAAAGCAGTCCAGAGTTTCTATTGGCTTGATGCGCAGCAGAACTCGTGGGTGGCAAAAGCCTCCATGTCGAGCGCACGTGTACGCCCCACGCTTGTCTTCTGCCATGGGTTTGTCTATGCCATCGGAGGAGGTGGCTATGACGTAGGAGGAAGCCACGACGATGACGTCACGATGGAACGTTACGATCGCAGAAGAGATGAATGGAGTGCGGCGTGTTCACTGCCAACTCACAGCTCCTTGAGCCAAAACAACATGGCCGCCGTAGCTGTTAATGACCGCGTCTACATAGTTATCCATGACGCTATGTTTTTCTACTCACCGCGTAATGACGTGTGGACAGAAATTATGACTCAGAGAAAAAGAAGCTGCTTAGGCTCCGCCTCCTTCTTCTTAGGGACTGGCACCGCTGCTGTTCTTGGCGACCTCATTTTCTATGTTGGTGGAGGAGGAGACGGTGCTGTGGAGCTTTACGATACAATAAGGGACGAATGGCGCGCGGTCGCTCCGTTGCCTGTCGCCGATGACGGAGATAGTGCAGCTGTATCAGAAGTGTGCGCGCGGGCTGTAGTTCTGCTTGATACGTTGTGCGTTTTTGCACGCGATCGTCAGGGCGGCTATGCGCTAATACGTTATGACGCGACACGAGAGCGGTGGCTTCGCCCCCAGCCCATCCCCCACCGTGCCCTTGGTCGTCTCGGTAACCGCTTCCGCCTTGCCGTTGCCAAGCTCTACCCATCCTGCCTTACTGAGTTGCCGTGGAAACCACCATCATGCCCGTTCCCACCTGACGATGAGGAAGACTTTGGCACGGATGGCGACGCTCTGGAGTTGCCAGA